The Maniola hyperantus chromosome 12, iAphHyp1.2, whole genome shotgun sequence genome has a segment encoding these proteins:
- the LOC138403117 gene encoding uncharacterized protein has protein sequence MKSATVFLVALTVFTNLFLESSTAAAVDSTTSEGTIEVDISVMRFIDGAMKFSEMIVASCVQDTANALVTATGDTKESLAQAKIFFENLLDLGIELHYKMLSVLANGSIKPIEKVTDDVSQAIVMERAKWSDISEILAELVELKVDLDEKMRVNFANADVIEVTLEEVLSKNTSVA, from the exons ATGAAGAGCGCAACCGTCTTCCTGGTGGCACTG ACTGTGTTTACCAACTTATTCCTGGAATCTTCCACCGCTGCTGCTGTGGATTCAACAACAAGTGAAGGCACCATAGAAGTTGACATATCCGTAATGCGATTCATTGATGGAGCCATGAAATTCAGTGAAATGATTGTAGCTAGCTGTGTACAAGATACAGCCAATGCCTTGGTTACAGCTACAGGTGATACCAAAGAGAGTTTAGCCCaagctaagattttttttgagaATTTACTAGACCTTGGCATCGAATTGCACTATAAAATGCTAAGCGTGCTAGCTAATGGTTCTATCAAACCTATCGAAAAAGTAACAGATGATGTTTCCCAAGCTATTGTAATGGAAAGGGCTAAATGGTCAGACATAAGCGAAATTCTTGCAGAGCTTGTCGAGCTCAAGGTAGATTTGGACGAGAAAATGAGAGTCAACTTTGCTAATGCTGATGTAATAGAAGTAACACTTGAAGAAGTACTATCCAAGAATACTTCTGTCGCTTAG